TGTTTGTATGTATTTCTGTAGACCTGATTAGGAGGGGACATTTTCAAAGgctttaaaactaattttacttttttaacagcTCAGGTTTGAGGGCAAGTTGCCTTAGCTATGTGTAGTAAtcctgctgcccagccctgttgtcccctcttttcttccttagtagaaaatcagtttttttaatctaatttatcATCAGCGTATTTGTGGACATCATAGCTGGAATGTGTATGTCACCAGTATTTGCTTGTAGTTGCATTCAGCTGACTGTGATCATTTAAATGGCCTTTTCTTTGAACTTTGTGTTTCATAAGCTACATTAAACCCCCATCAAGGGATTAGAGAGGTTCAGTTGTGTTCAAATTTAAGAGATGAACTTACTAATTTTTATGTAGGTGTTTAGTGAAATGACATTTGTTTTACAATAAATAACAGGATCTGTTATGTTTTTCTATTGTAGGAAACTCAGCGTTTGCTGGCAGAACCAGTTCCCGGCATTAAAGCAGAACCAGATGAGAGCAACGCCCGTTATTTTCATGTGGTCATTGCTGGCCCCCAGGATTCCCCCTTTGAGGGAGGGACTTTTAAACTTGAACTATTTCTTCCAGAAGAATACCCGATGGCAGCACCTAAAGTACGTTTCATGACCAAAATTTATCATCCTAATGTAGACAAGTTGGGAAGAATATGTTTAGATATTTTGAAAGGTAAGTGTTACCTTTATCATTATATGCTATTAAGATTTCTTCATTGTCTCTTAAGCATTCCATATTGAGAATCTGCACATTGTAATCTTGCCTTATCTAAAGACCACAGAGGTCTGTGGGAGGGAAATGTAGCAGTTCTGGAGCTGTTTTTTCATGTTCAGTCATTCTGGGCCTTTTGCTTTCATAGATAAGTGGTCCCCAGCACTGCAGATCCGCACAGTTCTGCTATCGATCCAGGCTTTGTTAAGTGCTCCCAATCCAGACGACCCGTTAGCAAATGATGTAGCGGAGCAGTGGAAGACCAACGAAGCCCAAGCCATAGAAACAGGTATTTACTATTCACTCTCTCTTACACCACTTCCACTTCTCAAAACAAGTTTCTGCTGTCTCTTAAAAGACTTCTTTTAGAGtcttaacaagaagaaaaattatattaaaaggtATAAACAGATCCTagttataatatgtaaataaatctCTCTTAACAAAAGATCTTCACGCCCCATTTTATGACCTACTCGGGACCCTCAAATTTAAAGTCAACATAAAATTGGTAGATCTTGGACTTCTGTGTAAGCACACCCAGTGTAACAAATACTGTGTGCCTACCATTCATCTAGCAAATACATAAAGATAATGGGAAACTAGCTGTTTTTGCAGTCCATTTGATTAAATTATACCAGTATATACAGCTGTATAGAGTTTGAAATTAATAAGCTTCTTCTACAGATTATAACAATTAGTGGAGGGCATTATGTCATTATATCAAGAAATGAAGGTGACAAAAGGAGACaattcttttcattctgttgaattTTGTAGAACTCTTGGTAATTAGACATATAGACAGTCCTTGCCCTGATCCAGATTTTGGAAAATGGCATGAATATAAGAGATTATAGCATGACATTTCCCTAATTAAGTTCGTGTTTGCCTCCTTTTTATAGAGCTTGGAAAGTAATGTATTGaactaagtaaaataataattgcatgtttgttttttgtctgcAGCTAGAGCATGGACTAGGCTATATGCCATGAATAATATTTAAATCGGTTTGATCATCACGTGTGCATCACTTCTCCTGTTCTGCCAagacttcttccttttttgtttgcatttaatgGACACAGTCTTAGAAACGTTACAGAATAAAAGCCCAACATCTTCAGTCCTTTGGTGATTAAATGCACATTAGCAAATCTATGTCTTGTCCTGATTCACTGTTACAAAGCATGAGCAGAGGCTAGAAGTATCATCTGGATTGTTGCGAAACGTTTAAAAGCAGTGGCCCCTCTCTGCTTTTATTCATTTCCCCCATCATGATTTAAGTATAAAGCACTGTGAATGAAGGTAGTAGTCAGGGTTAGCTGCAGGGGAAtgggtgtttttctttattttatttttttcaggggggaggtagttttaattttatgggctcctttcccccccttttatGGTGATTTAATTGCATTGGTTAAAAGCAGCTAACCAGTTCTTTAGAATATGCTCTCTAGCCAAGTCTAACTTTATTTAGACGCTGTAGATGGACAAGCTTGATTGTTTGAACCAAAATgggaacattaaataaatattgcgGCCCTCACTAATAACATTGTGACTTTGCTGTCAAATGTAGAATCCTCCCTTTAAGAAAAAGCTTGTGACCATTTTGTATGGCTTGTCTGGAAACTTCTGTAAATCCTatgttttagtaaaatatttttttgttattctacttTGCCTTTGTACAGTTTATTTTactgtgtttatttcattttcccaatGTGACAAtcgtatttaaaaattaaaactgatggAACATTCTGTTTTGGTCGTCACCATCTGACAAGTTGAACGGCAAGAGATGGATTATGCCAGTTTATTTTCACTGATGCGAATTTGTATTAAGATATCACTGAATGGAGTATTTTTAAGCTGGCCCTGAGCGTGCTTAAAGCATCCAtatcta
This DNA window, taken from Desmodus rotundus isolate HL8 chromosome 3, HLdesRot8A.1, whole genome shotgun sequence, encodes the following:
- the UBE2N gene encoding ubiquitin-conjugating enzyme E2 N; this translates as MAGLPRRIIKETQRLLAEPVPGIKAEPDESNARYFHVVIAGPQDSPFEGGTFKLELFLPEEYPMAAPKVRFMTKIYHPNVDKLGRICLDILKDKWSPALQIRTVLLSIQALLSAPNPDDPLANDVAEQWKTNEAQAIETARAWTRLYAMNNI